The window TGTGGTCGTACCAGTCGTGGTACGCCGCCAGCTCGTCCGGTGAGGCGGGCCGTGATTCGACGATGAGCACGCCGTTGGCCATGGGTAGAGCTCCTAGTGAGTCGTGCGGCCTTTAGGGCTGGCGTTGGCGTTGGTGTTCAGGCGCCCTTGTGGATGGGTGTTCAGGCGCCCTTGTGGATGCGGCCGTCCTTCATGACGAACCGGACGTCCTGGGTGACGGTGATGTCCTGGGTCGGGTCGCCGGGAACGGCGATGACGTCGGCGAGGTAGCCCGCCCGCAGCCGGCCGAGCTCGTGGTCACGCTCGACGAGTTCCGCGCTCGTGACGGTGGCCGCGCGCAGCGCCTGCGGCGGGGTCATGCCGCGGGTCACCAGCGCGGCCAGCTCCTTGGCGTTGTCGCCGTGCGGGACGGCGGGGGCGTCGGTACCGCAGGCGATCCTCACTCCGGCGGCGACGGCCCGGGGAAGCATGGCCCTGGCCTGGGGAAACACCACGGCGGCCTTCGCCTGCAGCTCCGGCGCGGCTCTGGCGACGTCCATCGCGTCGGTCAGGTACGTGGTGGACACCAGGAACGTGCCGGCCTCCGCCATCAGCTTCAACGTCTCGTCGCTGGCCAGGAAGCCGTGCTCGACGCAGTCGATCCCGGCCTCGACGCAGGCCCGCACCGCCCGGTCCCCCACCGCGTGGGCGGCTACCCGGATGTCGGCCCGGTGCGCCTCGTCGACGATCGCGGCCAGTTCCTCGTCGGAGTACTGCTGGGAGCCGGGACCGGTGCTGTGTGACATCACTCCGCCCGAAGCGGACACCTTGATCACCTTGGCGCCATGGCGGATCTGGTACCGCACGCAGTAACGCACCTGGTCGACGCCATTCGCGATCCCCTCGCCGACACCGAGCGGCATGATCCCCGGTGCGAGACGCTGGAACACCGTCGGGTCGAGGTGGCCGCCGTAAGGAGTGACCGCGTGCCCCGCTGGGATGATCCGCGGGCCTTCCACCCATCCCTGGTCGATGGCGCGCTGCAGCGCGACGTCCAGCAGATACCCGCCCGTCTTGACCATCAGGCCGAGGTTGCGCACGGTCGTGAATCCGGCCAGCAGGGTCTTGCGGGCGTTGATCGTGGCGCGCAGCGTTCGGTACGCAGGGTCGTCCTGGACGCCGTGCATCGGCAGCGGCAGGCCCGTAGGGGTCTCCGGTCCGCCGATCAGGAGGTTGAGCTCCATATCCATCAGCCCGGGCAGCAGCGTCACGTCGCCGAGGTCGATCTCCGTCGCGCCGGCGGGGAGCTCGGCCGGGTTGATCGCGCTGATCCGGTTGCCCTCGACCACGATCACCGCGGGCGACCGGACCTCGCCGGCATCGATGTCCAGCCACCGGTCGGCCCGCAGGACGGTCGGCGCGGTCACGGGACCGGCTCGACGAAGCAGTCGAACCTGGTGGCGCCGGTGTCCGGGACCCTCGGCTGGTGCCAGATCTCGACGGGGAACGACGTCTGGATCATCGAGTAGAGCAGGTACAGCAGGTTGGTCGCGTCGTCGGGCAGCGCGTCGTACGGCAGCCTCTCCAGGTAGGCCATCACGGCCTCGACGCGCGGGGTGATCGCGTCGTAGAAGACCTGCATCTCCTCGGTCGTGCTGGCCAGCCGGGTGCCGTACCGCTCGGGCTCGCTCGGTAGCGCCCA of the Pseudofrankia saprophytica genome contains:
- a CDS encoding metal-dependent hydrolase family protein — encoded protein: MTAPTVLRADRWLDIDAGEVRSPAVIVVEGNRISAINPAELPAGATEIDLGDVTLLPGLMDMELNLLIGGPETPTGLPLPMHGVQDDPAYRTLRATINARKTLLAGFTTVRNLGLMVKTGGYLLDVALQRAIDQGWVEGPRIIPAGHAVTPYGGHLDPTVFQRLAPGIMPLGVGEGIANGVDQVRYCVRYQIRHGAKVIKVSASGGVMSHSTGPGSQQYSDEELAAIVDEAHRADIRVAAHAVGDRAVRACVEAGIDCVEHGFLASDETLKLMAEAGTFLVSTTYLTDAMDVARAAPELQAKAAVVFPQARAMLPRAVAAGVRIACGTDAPAVPHGDNAKELAALVTRGMTPPQALRAATVTSAELVERDHELGRLRAGYLADVIAVPGDPTQDITVTQDVRFVMKDGRIHKGA